A stretch of DNA from bacterium:
TTCCGGAAGAGCTTCATGATATCGCTATGGCCACCAACCAGTCCCATTGGCAGACCGCCCCCGATGCCCTTTCCATAGACGCATAGATCGGGCTCTACATCAAAAAGCGATCCGGTCCCCCCGTGATCAAGCCAGAAGTTCACGATTTCATCGAAGATGAGAACAATGCCGTATTTGTCAGTTTGCTCTCTTAGGAACTTCAGGTAGCCGTCTCTAGGAGGAATGGTGAGATATGACCGAAAGTTGGGGAACGAGCGTCTGAGATAGGCAGCGTATTCTTCCGTGTGAATGCAAACACACGCGGCCACCGCGGCCACAAAGGAAGAACACGCTACCGATGACGAACGTAGTCGAGATCCATGCTCGGA
This window harbors:
- a CDS encoding aminotransferase class III-fold pyridoxal phosphate-dependent enzyme, translating into MAAVAACVCIHTEEYAAYLRRSFPNFRSYLTIPPRDGYLKFLREQTDKYGIVLIFDEIVNFWLDHGGTGSLFDVEPDLCVYGKGIGGGLPMGLVGGHSDIMKLFRNLPTTLRHLGS